One Nitrospira sp. DNA window includes the following coding sequences:
- a CDS encoding Two-component transcriptional response regulator, OmpR family: MSPFAPNNKKILIVEDEKDILQLVKLYLEKEGFRTVAAMTGTEGLRQVKAEHPDLIILDLMLPEMDGLEVCKKLRLNQDTALLPILMLTAKAEESDTVIGLELGADDYVTKPFSPKALVARVKALLRRLERNATNPQTLYHYGPLVVDLSRHEVRLQGQEVALTAKEFGLLEHLLRNVGRVLTRDVLLNAVWGYDYYGTTRTVDVHVRRLKQKLPLLNDAIISIKSLGYKLRESDMPA, from the coding sequence ATGTCACCCTTCGCGCCCAACAACAAAAAAATCCTGATCGTCGAGGATGAGAAGGACATTCTTCAGCTCGTCAAACTCTACCTGGAAAAAGAAGGATTTCGCACGGTCGCCGCGATGACCGGCACGGAGGGGCTCCGCCAGGTCAAGGCCGAGCACCCCGATCTGATCATCCTCGATTTGATGTTGCCGGAAATGGACGGGCTGGAAGTCTGCAAGAAGCTCCGTCTCAATCAAGACACGGCGCTTCTCCCCATTCTCATGCTGACCGCCAAGGCGGAAGAGTCCGACACGGTGATCGGCCTCGAGTTGGGAGCCGACGACTACGTCACCAAACCCTTCAGCCCCAAGGCCCTGGTGGCGCGGGTCAAGGCCCTGCTCCGGCGGCTGGAACGGAATGCCACCAATCCCCAGACGCTGTATCACTACGGTCCGTTGGTCGTCGATCTGTCCCGCCATGAAGTCCGGCTGCAGGGACAGGAGGTGGCGCTTACCGCCAAGGAGTTCGGCCTGCTGGAGCACCTGCTGCGCAACGTCGGACGGGTGCTCACGCGCGACGTCTTGCTCAACGCCGTGTGGGGCTACGATTATTACGGCACCACCCGCACGGTCGATGTCCACGTACGCCGGCTCAAACAAAAGCTTCCGCTCTTGAACGACGCCATCATTTCGATCAAATCACTCGGGTACAAACTTCGCGAATCCGACATGCCTGCATGA
- a CDS encoding 4-hydroxy-3-methylbut-2-enyl diphosphate reductase, which produces MKIYLANPRGFCAGVDRAIDIVDLSLKKYGAPIYVRHEIVHSRHVVNSLRQKGAVFVEELNEVPEGSVVIFSAHGVAKSVWEEAQSRRLHVIDATCPLVIKVHNEVNRDYTQGYELILIGHAGHPEVIGTLGQIPDKFHLVSSVQDVEKLHVEKTQNLSYVTQTTLSVDECRDIVEALHRRFPNIKGPHQEDICYATQNRQNAVKALSKLVDVILVIGSPNSSNSNRLRELGEHCGIPSYLIDAASDIDPAWLKDAKSVGLSAGASAPEVLVTEVVAYLKRLGSSEEVEELTVIEEDVEFLLPKELVTIESATRVTASAN; this is translated from the coding sequence ATGAAAATTTATTTAGCCAATCCTCGTGGCTTTTGCGCGGGCGTCGACCGCGCCATCGATATCGTCGATCTCTCGCTCAAAAAATACGGCGCGCCCATCTATGTGCGCCATGAGATCGTCCACAGCCGGCATGTCGTGAACTCGCTCCGGCAGAAGGGCGCCGTGTTCGTGGAGGAGCTGAACGAAGTGCCCGAAGGGTCGGTGGTCATTTTCAGCGCCCACGGCGTGGCGAAGTCGGTGTGGGAAGAGGCGCAGAGCCGCCGCCTGCACGTGATCGATGCCACCTGCCCGCTGGTCATCAAGGTTCACAACGAGGTCAATCGCGACTACACGCAGGGGTATGAATTGATCCTGATCGGCCATGCGGGGCACCCGGAGGTGATCGGGACGCTGGGGCAGATTCCGGATAAGTTCCACCTGGTATCTTCGGTGCAAGATGTGGAAAAGCTGCATGTCGAGAAGACGCAGAATCTGTCCTACGTGACCCAGACCACGCTGAGCGTCGATGAATGCCGGGACATCGTCGAGGCCTTGCATCGGCGGTTTCCCAACATCAAGGGGCCGCACCAGGAAGATATTTGTTACGCCACGCAGAATCGCCAGAACGCGGTCAAGGCCTTGTCGAAGCTGGTCGATGTCATCCTCGTGATCGGGTCGCCGAACAGCTCGAATTCGAATCGGCTTCGCGAACTGGGGGAGCATTGCGGCATACCGTCCTATCTCATCGACGCGGCATCCGACATCGACCCGGCTTGGTTGAAGGATGCCAAGAGCGTCGGCCTGTCGGCCGGGGCTTCTGCGCCGGAAGTGCTGGTCACGGAAGTGGTGGCCTATCTGAAGCGCCTCGGCTCCTCGGAAGAAGTCGAGGAGCTGACCGTCATCGAAGAAGATGTGGAGTTTCTCCTCCCGAAGGAATTGGTCACGATCGAGTCCGCCACGCGCGTCACGGCCTCGGCGAACTGA
- a CDS encoding Chromosome partition protein smc, which yields MYLKSLDMLGFKSFAEAKIQFPKGITAIVGPNGSGKSNVVDSILWVLGEQSTKTLRSERMEDVIFNGTEVRKPLGLVEVSLVIGGLGELRLDTISGLPSQLSEYQELMITRRLYRNGDSEYLINKTPCRLKDIRNVLIETRAGSKGHTVIEQGRIEQILQASPQDRRELIEETAGIVRYKKQKSEALRKLESTQQNLLRVRDIVAEVKKQLNSLERQARQARSYQTLQQEARGLEIELLSRDYRTMRTDLDTVEREAREVESHEAEQAAEQARLDSEQEAIKLRMNEAAEAIGLVRERLAVTEQRQSQALTAAEVERNRAELFERQRVQAAQEMDRLAADQAQAQSEIEDLRAMLLQLEGDIVEQEGQFQKLDVEAKSLAGHRAAATAEEERARKDVLNLAVLVANTEQSLTQVTARQQEAGERAEKVSREREALTEQIALLDEQRHLLIAQRDEAGQRIQGLMAERRAVIERIEGLGGQIAGLDRDIVRFSEDVAGVESRLGALQGVVREEMGYGREGEEEGTALKTCDGVREALAEWLVIPPGLDRAVETILGDRVHGWLVDGPSAACRALEFLKGKELGRGAFIPQPLRWTFDAAADSSASWWQALAGRPGVVGRAIDLIRAEGESSSTLGYLFDGIVIVESLAVALQLWEEHQWSAPSGPTCVTLSGETLDAAGVISGGGGNAAGGLLQRRREVLELDARRTEAVQALEQARFARDEASAESVVAREEEQRLARAIREAEMLELSLQKDDDGVERQRGELHRRVDLLAEELQRNLGEQARLREELHSSQAQLGQWMSEKTGQEASLLQVRERLSAIESQGMAVQQRLTEVRLSLEGMRGRRDHGTNDVARFTQRLDAARQRALDLEEQVAGLVRSIEQSREEQARQEGLCRELGAEADGIKAELVSAQERQAQEMTGLHAVEESLTAVRQTLSALHDRRMAAEVRKAEVKTQLSVIESTLAGTYQIDPATLLAPATEEQVATNGEEPPVPASILETAQLREQIQKIRERLDRMGAINLAAIDEHRELEERYRFLTTQEQDLSASIASLKEIIQRINRTTKDMFVETFNELQEKFREVFAQFFPGGRAELQLIEAPPEEGAEDNGAREPGVEIVAQPPGKRLKSITMLSGGEKTLTAMALLIASFLIRPTPFCVLDEIDAPLDEENIGRFTAVLRSLSTSAQFLVITHNKRTMAMADSLFGVTMEEPGVSTLISVKLGDLQPA from the coding sequence GTGTATCTGAAGTCATTGGACATGCTCGGCTTCAAGTCGTTCGCAGAGGCGAAGATTCAATTTCCGAAAGGGATCACGGCCATCGTGGGGCCGAACGGCAGCGGCAAAAGCAACGTCGTGGATTCCATCCTCTGGGTGCTGGGTGAGCAAAGTACGAAGACGCTTCGGAGCGAGCGCATGGAAGATGTGATCTTCAACGGCACCGAGGTGCGGAAGCCCTTGGGACTGGTGGAGGTATCGCTCGTCATCGGCGGGCTGGGAGAGTTGCGGTTGGATACGATTTCCGGACTACCGAGCCAACTCAGCGAGTATCAGGAACTGATGATCACTAGGCGGCTCTACCGCAACGGCGACAGTGAATACCTCATCAACAAGACGCCCTGCCGGCTCAAGGACATTCGAAACGTATTGATCGAAACCAGAGCCGGATCCAAGGGCCACACCGTCATCGAGCAGGGACGGATCGAGCAGATCCTGCAGGCGTCGCCGCAAGACCGCCGGGAATTGATCGAAGAAACCGCCGGCATCGTTCGCTACAAGAAACAAAAGAGCGAGGCCCTTCGCAAACTCGAATCCACCCAGCAGAACCTGTTGCGGGTGCGCGACATCGTGGCGGAAGTCAAAAAGCAGCTGAATTCACTGGAGCGCCAGGCCCGCCAGGCCCGTTCCTACCAAACCTTGCAGCAGGAAGCCCGTGGCTTGGAGATCGAACTCCTGTCCCGCGACTACCGCACGATGCGGACGGACCTCGATACCGTGGAGCGGGAAGCGCGAGAGGTGGAATCGCATGAAGCGGAGCAGGCGGCCGAACAGGCCCGTTTGGATTCGGAGCAGGAGGCCATCAAGCTCCGCATGAACGAGGCGGCGGAGGCGATCGGACTGGTGCGTGAGCGGTTAGCCGTTACGGAACAACGGCAATCGCAGGCATTGACGGCGGCGGAGGTCGAGCGGAATCGAGCCGAACTGTTCGAACGGCAACGGGTCCAGGCCGCGCAGGAAATGGACCGGCTGGCGGCGGACCAGGCACAGGCGCAATCGGAGATCGAAGACCTGCGTGCGATGTTGCTGCAACTGGAAGGGGATATCGTCGAACAGGAGGGGCAGTTCCAGAAGTTGGACGTCGAGGCGAAGTCCCTGGCCGGCCATCGCGCGGCTGCGACGGCGGAGGAAGAACGGGCGCGAAAAGATGTGTTGAATCTGGCGGTCCTCGTCGCCAATACGGAGCAGAGTCTCACGCAGGTGACGGCCCGTCAGCAGGAAGCCGGTGAACGGGCGGAGAAGGTCTCGCGCGAGCGGGAGGCCCTGACGGAGCAAATCGCCCTGTTGGATGAACAGCGCCACCTCCTCATCGCGCAGCGGGATGAGGCAGGGCAGCGCATCCAGGGTCTCATGGCCGAACGCCGTGCGGTGATCGAGCGCATAGAGGGACTCGGCGGGCAGATCGCCGGTCTCGATCGCGATATCGTCCGATTTTCGGAAGATGTCGCCGGAGTGGAATCGCGGCTTGGTGCGCTGCAAGGCGTGGTGCGGGAAGAAATGGGATACGGCAGGGAAGGCGAGGAAGAGGGCACCGCGCTGAAGACCTGCGACGGCGTGCGGGAGGCGCTGGCGGAATGGCTGGTGATTCCTCCCGGGCTGGATCGCGCCGTCGAGACGATCCTCGGCGATCGGGTGCACGGCTGGTTGGTCGATGGACCGTCGGCCGCCTGTCGCGCCCTGGAATTTTTGAAGGGGAAGGAACTGGGCCGCGGAGCCTTCATCCCGCAGCCATTGCGATGGACATTCGATGCGGCGGCCGATTCGTCGGCCTCCTGGTGGCAGGCGCTCGCCGGCCGGCCAGGGGTGGTCGGCCGTGCGATCGACCTGATCCGTGCGGAGGGTGAGTCCTCATCCACGCTGGGGTATTTGTTCGACGGGATCGTGATCGTGGAGTCCTTGGCCGTGGCCCTGCAATTGTGGGAGGAGCACCAATGGTCCGCCCCGTCCGGTCCGACCTGCGTGACCCTATCAGGTGAAACCTTGGATGCGGCCGGCGTCATCAGCGGGGGCGGCGGCAACGCCGCCGGCGGGTTGCTTCAGCGCCGCCGGGAAGTGTTGGAATTGGACGCAAGGCGAACCGAGGCGGTTCAGGCGCTCGAACAGGCTCGATTCGCACGTGACGAAGCCTCTGCCGAGTCGGTGGTGGCGCGCGAAGAGGAGCAGCGCCTCGCCCGGGCCATCCGCGAGGCGGAGATGTTGGAGTTGTCGCTGCAAAAGGACGATGACGGTGTGGAACGTCAGCGTGGAGAGTTGCATCGGCGGGTCGATCTGTTGGCTGAAGAACTTCAGCGGAACCTTGGCGAGCAGGCGCGGCTGCGGGAGGAACTCCATTCGAGTCAGGCGCAACTGGGACAATGGATGTCTGAAAAGACCGGACAGGAAGCCAGCTTGCTTCAGGTGAGAGAACGGTTGAGTGCGATCGAGAGTCAGGGCATGGCGGTTCAGCAACGGCTGACCGAGGTCCGATTGTCGCTGGAGGGCATGCGCGGGCGGCGGGATCACGGCACCAACGATGTCGCACGGTTCACGCAACGACTGGACGCAGCGCGGCAGCGGGCTCTCGACTTGGAGGAACAGGTCGCGGGGTTGGTCCGGTCCATCGAGCAGAGCCGGGAGGAGCAGGCCAGGCAGGAAGGGCTGTGTCGGGAATTGGGGGCCGAGGCGGACGGCATCAAGGCGGAGTTGGTGTCGGCGCAGGAACGTCAGGCGCAGGAAATGACCGGGCTGCATGCGGTGGAAGAGTCTCTCACGGCGGTACGTCAGACCCTGTCTGCGTTGCACGACCGGAGGATGGCGGCGGAGGTGCGTAAGGCGGAGGTGAAGACGCAGCTCTCGGTGATCGAGAGCACGCTCGCCGGAACCTATCAAATCGATCCGGCCACGCTCCTCGCGCCGGCGACCGAGGAGCAGGTTGCGACCAACGGAGAGGAACCGCCGGTCCCCGCGTCGATCCTTGAGACCGCTCAGTTGCGGGAGCAGATTCAAAAAATCCGTGAGCGGTTGGATCGGATGGGCGCGATCAATTTGGCGGCGATCGACGAGCATCGTGAACTGGAGGAGCGCTACCGGTTCCTCACGACACAAGAGCAGGATCTGTCCGCCTCCATCGCGTCGCTCAAGGAGATCATCCAGCGGATCAACCGGACGACCAAAGACATGTTCGTGGAGACCTTCAATGAACTGCAGGAAAAATTCCGCGAGGTCTTCGCGCAATTTTTCCCCGGCGGCCGCGCCGAGTTGCAATTGATCGAGGCGCCGCCGGAAGAGGGTGCCGAGGACAATGGGGCGCGTGAGCCGGGCGTGGAGATCGTGGCCCAGCCGCCGGGGAAGCGGCTGAAGAGCATTACGATGTTGTCCGGAGGAGAGAAAACGCTCACCGCGATGGCCCTCTTGATCGCCAGCTTCCTGATTCGCCCGACGCCGTTTTGTGTGTTGGACGAAATCGACGCGCCGCTCGACGAAGAAAACATCGGGCGGTTCACGGCGGTCTTGCGAAGCCTGTCGACCTCGGCCCAGTTCCTGGTCATTACCCACAACAAGCGGACGATGGCGATGGCGGATTCCCTGTTCGGGGTGACGATGGAAGAACCGGGCGTCTCGACCTTGATTTCAGTCAAGCTCGGCGACCTGCAGCCGGCGTAG
- a CDS encoding squalene---hopene cyclase, whose product MRLLKNLFNRLSDSLLVQVPSRIRAAREFASAPVLRLVSNKKALPVSGESVAKRAPAHSTGQLEALEEAIRKSQAWFLARQDASEGYWVAELEADTTLTSEYLMLRRFMDCVDPERERKAVRYLKSAQLPGGGWPIYHGGPAEISASVKAYFALKLSGVSPDEPCMVAARECILSKGGVVAANVFTKIALALFGQYDWRGVPSMPPEIMLLPKRFYFSIYAISYWSRAVLIPLLIIFAKRPLCRIPKEQGIDELYTEPPALIDYGTVPPFKKDRTWCTARNFFINLDALLKIYDRSPVEWVRQKALKCAAGWMLDHMKGSGGLGAIYPAMANSVVALHCLGYKNDDPLVVKAMREIEELEIHDTVHENGQCVDAMHLQPCHSPIWDTALLINALSEAGMPQDHPALQKAAAWLLSKQTKTVADWIISSPGAEPGGWYFQFENELYPDVDDSAVVLMALAKVRLPDEEQQRAAIRRGCRWVVAMQGSDGGWGAYDVDNNRIVFNYIPFADHRALLDPSTADLAGRCLEMLATLGYDWTHPAVASALAFLKKDQEQDGSWYGRWGVNYIYGTWSVLSGLRAIGEDISSPYIRRAVSWVESKQNPDGGWGESCLSYGDVSQSGRGESTPSQTAWALLALMTGGVTDSFSLARGIHYLIRNQRKDGSWEEVRHTGTGFPRVFYLRYHWYCQYFPLWALAMYRNLKTRGTTRADELRRQAYQTGQFRSPH is encoded by the coding sequence ATGCGACTTCTCAAGAACCTGTTCAATCGTCTGTCCGACAGCCTGCTGGTCCAGGTGCCCAGCCGAATCAGGGCGGCTCGGGAATTCGCCTCTGCACCGGTATTGCGACTCGTCTCCAACAAAAAGGCCCTTCCGGTTTCCGGTGAAAGTGTCGCCAAGCGCGCGCCGGCCCATTCCACCGGTCAGCTCGAAGCGCTGGAAGAGGCCATCCGGAAAAGTCAGGCCTGGTTTCTGGCGCGACAGGATGCGTCCGAAGGCTATTGGGTCGCAGAACTGGAAGCCGATACGACCCTGACTTCCGAATACCTGATGTTGCGCCGCTTCATGGATTGTGTGGATCCCGAGCGCGAGCGCAAAGCGGTTCGTTATTTGAAGTCCGCGCAGCTTCCCGGCGGCGGGTGGCCCATTTATCATGGAGGGCCTGCCGAGATCAGCGCGTCGGTGAAGGCCTATTTCGCATTGAAACTCTCCGGCGTCTCTCCGGACGAGCCCTGTATGGTGGCGGCCAGAGAATGCATCCTCAGCAAGGGCGGTGTCGTCGCGGCCAATGTGTTCACGAAAATTGCCTTGGCGCTCTTCGGCCAGTATGACTGGCGTGGCGTCCCCAGCATGCCGCCGGAAATCATGCTGCTGCCCAAGCGATTCTATTTCAGCATCTATGCGATCTCGTACTGGTCGCGCGCGGTGCTGATTCCCCTGTTGATCATTTTCGCGAAGCGACCGTTGTGCCGGATTCCGAAGGAGCAGGGGATCGACGAGCTCTACACGGAACCGCCCGCGCTGATCGACTACGGCACGGTTCCTCCGTTCAAGAAGGACCGCACCTGGTGTACGGCCAGGAATTTTTTCATTAACCTCGACGCGCTCCTCAAGATCTATGATCGTTCGCCGGTCGAGTGGGTGCGGCAGAAGGCGCTCAAGTGCGCCGCCGGCTGGATGCTCGACCACATGAAGGGGAGCGGCGGCCTCGGCGCGATTTATCCCGCGATGGCCAATTCCGTCGTCGCCCTGCATTGCCTTGGGTACAAGAACGACGATCCCCTGGTGGTGAAGGCGATGCGGGAGATCGAAGAACTTGAAATACACGACACGGTGCATGAGAACGGCCAATGCGTCGATGCCATGCACCTGCAGCCCTGCCACTCTCCGATTTGGGACACTGCGTTGTTGATCAACGCGCTGTCGGAGGCAGGCATGCCGCAGGACCATCCGGCGCTGCAGAAGGCGGCCGCGTGGTTGTTGTCGAAGCAGACGAAAACCGTCGCGGATTGGATCATCTCCTCGCCCGGCGCGGAGCCGGGCGGGTGGTATTTCCAATTCGAAAACGAACTGTATCCCGATGTGGACGATTCGGCGGTGGTGTTGATGGCGCTGGCGAAGGTTCGGCTTCCCGATGAGGAGCAGCAGCGCGCGGCGATCCGGCGAGGCTGCCGATGGGTCGTCGCCATGCAGGGCTCCGACGGCGGCTGGGGGGCCTACGACGTCGACAACAATCGGATCGTGTTCAACTACATTCCGTTCGCCGACCATCGAGCCCTGTTGGATCCCAGCACGGCCGACCTCGCCGGGCGCTGTCTGGAAATGCTTGCGACGTTGGGCTATGACTGGACCCACCCAGCGGTGGCGTCGGCGCTGGCGTTCTTGAAGAAAGATCAGGAGCAAGACGGCAGTTGGTATGGTCGGTGGGGGGTGAATTACATTTACGGGACCTGGTCCGTCCTGTCCGGGCTGCGGGCCATCGGAGAAGATATTTCCTCTCCCTATATCCGCCGCGCAGTCAGTTGGGTGGAGTCCAAACAGAATCCCGACGGCGGGTGGGGTGAATCGTGCCTGTCCTACGGCGACGTTTCGCAGAGCGGACGAGGCGAGAGCACCCCGTCGCAAACGGCCTGGGCCCTGCTGGCCCTGATGACCGGCGGTGTGACGGACTCCTTCAGCCTGGCGCGGGGCATCCATTACCTGATTCGTAATCAGCGGAAGGATGGGTCATGGGAAGAGGTGCGCCATACCGGGACCGGCTTCCCTCGCGTGTTCTATCTCCGTTACCATTGGTACTGTCAGTACTTCCCCCTCTGGGCCCTGGCCATGTACCGCAATCTCAAAACTCGTGGAACGACGAGGGCCGATGAGTTGCGGCGACAGGCCTATCAAACAGGACAGTTCCGGTCGCCACACTGA
- a CDS encoding Phospholipid ABC transporter permease protein MlaE has protein sequence MEGIARIGRYTLDLTEQMGRMMLFVLSSFAWLTRPPFRFYQIVKQLNFIGYKSTFVVVLTAVFTGMVLALQGYYTLRKFGSEAVLGSAVALSIIRELGPVLAALMVTARAGSAMTAEIGIMRITEQIDALDTMAINPLQYLIGPKLVASLIAVPLLVALFDVVGIYGGYVVGVQLLNGNEGAYWSSIESAVEWKDVYGGILKSISFGLIISWICCYKGFHTKHSAEGLGTATTEAVVLSAVLILVWDYFLTSVLL, from the coding sequence GTGGAAGGCATTGCGCGCATCGGACGGTATACGCTCGACCTCACGGAGCAAATGGGGCGAATGATGCTGTTCGTCCTCTCCTCCTTTGCCTGGTTGACCCGCCCGCCCTTCCGCTTCTACCAGATCGTCAAACAGCTGAATTTTATCGGCTATAAATCCACCTTCGTGGTCGTCCTCACAGCTGTCTTCACGGGGATGGTCTTGGCACTCCAGGGGTACTATACGCTGCGGAAGTTCGGTTCGGAAGCGGTGCTCGGCTCCGCGGTGGCGCTCAGCATCATTCGGGAGCTGGGGCCGGTCCTGGCGGCGCTGATGGTGACGGCCAGGGCTGGGTCCGCCATGACGGCGGAGATCGGCATCATGCGGATCACCGAGCAGATCGATGCCCTGGATACGATGGCGATCAACCCGCTGCAATACCTGATCGGCCCCAAGCTGGTGGCCAGTCTGATCGCCGTCCCTCTGCTGGTCGCCCTGTTCGATGTGGTGGGGATTTACGGCGGCTATGTCGTCGGAGTGCAGCTGCTGAACGGCAACGAAGGCGCCTATTGGAGTTCGATCGAATCGGCGGTGGAGTGGAAGGATGTGTACGGCGGCATTCTAAAATCCATCAGCTTCGGGCTCATTATCAGTTGGATCTGTTGTTATAAGGGGTTTCATACCAAGCACAGCGCGGAGGGGTTGGGCACCGCCACCACCGAGGCGGTCGTGTTGTCGGCGGTCTTGATCCTGGTGTGGGACTATTTTCTAACGTCGGTATTGCTCTAG
- a CDS encoding Phospholipid ABC transporter ATP-binding protein MlaF yields the protein MIKLVGVEKTLGGQPVLRGVDLAIPAGKLTTIIGRSGEGKSVLLKHIIGLMQPDRGEVWVDGTDIARLKGKALNEVRKKFAMLFQSAALFDSMTVFENVAFPLREKLRLKGDIVTSRVEEKLAQVGLAGMGHKFPAELSGGMRKRAGLARALVMEPEIILFDEPTTGLDPLMAKSIHDLIVAMQRQFGFTAVMVSHEIPEIFGISDYVAMLKHGRIAEMAPSSEFVKTKDEEIRDFIFVGGTVTTKGAPAASL from the coding sequence ATGATTAAACTGGTCGGGGTCGAAAAGACATTGGGCGGCCAACCGGTGTTGCGGGGGGTGGACCTGGCGATTCCCGCGGGGAAACTCACGACCATCATCGGGCGCAGCGGCGAGGGGAAGAGCGTGCTGCTGAAGCACATCATCGGCCTCATGCAGCCCGATCGCGGCGAAGTCTGGGTCGACGGGACGGACATCGCCCGCCTCAAGGGGAAGGCGCTCAACGAGGTCCGCAAGAAGTTCGCCATGTTGTTCCAGAGCGCGGCGCTGTTCGATTCGATGACAGTGTTTGAGAATGTGGCCTTTCCCCTGCGCGAAAAGCTTCGCTTGAAGGGGGACATCGTCACCAGCCGGGTCGAAGAGAAGCTGGCGCAGGTGGGGTTGGCCGGCATGGGGCACAAATTTCCCGCGGAACTCAGCGGCGGCATGCGCAAGCGGGCCGGCTTGGCTCGCGCCCTGGTGATGGAACCGGAAATCATCCTGTTCGATGAGCCGACGACGGGCCTCGATCCCTTGATGGCCAAGTCCATTCACGATCTGATCGTGGCGATGCAGCGGCAGTTCGGCTTTACCGCGGTCATGGTCAGTCACGAGATCCCGGAGATCTTCGGCATCTCGGATTATGTGGCGATGCTCAAGCATGGGCGGATCGCCGAGATGGCGCCGTCGAGCGAGTTCGTGAAAACCAAGGACGAAGAGATTCGAGATTTTATTTTTGTCGGAGGCACCGTCACGACGAAAGGTGCGCCGGCCGCATCCCTCTGA
- a CDS encoding Phospholipid ABC transporter substrate-binding protein MlaD, translating into MERAKLELLVGVFVLVGVACLGYLSIKLGRLEVIGGNNYTVEAEFTSASGLKSGASVEIAGVEVGRVRNIGLNSDRALVTLAIQDGVKLYSDTIASIKTRGIIGDKYLALSVGGGGDPLKPGDKIRDTESGLDLEELVSQYVHGKVN; encoded by the coding sequence ATGGAACGTGCAAAGCTGGAGTTGCTGGTGGGCGTCTTCGTACTCGTCGGGGTGGCTTGTCTGGGCTATCTGTCCATCAAGTTGGGGAGGTTGGAAGTGATCGGAGGAAACAACTACACGGTCGAAGCGGAGTTTACGTCGGCCTCAGGACTCAAGTCCGGCGCCTCGGTGGAAATAGCCGGCGTCGAGGTGGGGCGAGTGCGGAACATCGGCCTGAACAGCGACCGCGCCCTGGTGACGCTGGCGATTCAGGACGGCGTGAAGTTGTACTCGGATACGATCGCCTCGATCAAGACACGCGGGATCATCGGCGACAAGTACCTGGCCCTGTCCGTCGGTGGAGGGGGCGATCCGTTAAAGCCGGGGGATAAGATTCGCGATACCGAATCGGGGCTTGATCTAGAGGAATTGGTCAGCCAGTATGTGCACGGGAAGGTCAATTAA
- a CDS encoding Phospholipid ABC transporter shuttle protein MlaC has translation MDGTRWTIIGGMLALQLFMGGLPSAMAGPATDSIKSTIDEVLKILHDKELKEPARHADRRQRLETVVGARFDYSEMSRRSLGAPWNQLSDKDKQEFVDLFRTLLTNTYADRVETYSGDGVQYLNERTEKDYAEVRTKVLSGKTEIPMDYRLLQKNNDWRVYDVVVDGVSLVNNYRGQFSKILHTSSYPDLVDQLRKKSEKIKAP, from the coding sequence ATGGATGGAACGCGGTGGACGATCATCGGGGGGATGTTGGCGTTGCAGTTGTTCATGGGGGGGCTGCCCTCCGCAATGGCAGGACCCGCGACCGACTCGATCAAGAGCACGATCGACGAGGTGCTCAAGATATTGCACGATAAGGAATTGAAGGAGCCGGCCCGCCATGCAGACCGGCGGCAGAGACTGGAGACGGTGGTCGGGGCGCGATTCGACTATTCTGAAATGTCGCGGCGGTCTTTGGGCGCTCCGTGGAACCAGTTATCCGACAAAGACAAGCAGGAGTTCGTCGATCTCTTCAGAACCCTGCTGACCAACACCTATGCGGATCGGGTGGAGACCTATTCCGGCGACGGCGTGCAGTATCTCAACGAGCGAACCGAGAAGGACTACGCGGAGGTGCGCACCAAGGTCCTATCCGGAAAAACGGAAATCCCAATGGATTACCGGTTGCTGCAGAAGAACAACGACTGGCGTGTGTACGACGTGGTGGTCGACGGCGTCAGTCTGGTGAACAACTACCGCGGGCAATTTTCTAAGATCCTCCACACCTCCTCGTATCCCGACCTCGTCGATCAACTCCGCAAAAAATCCGAAAAGATCAAAGCCCCGTAG